A genomic window from Thermococcus nautili includes:
- the pepQ gene encoding Xaa-Pro dipeptidase PepQ, giving the protein MVMRIERLREYIAEKELDGVIITHRPNLYYFTGSAPVLGGYLLVTADEALFLVPQLEYEEAKETSRVPVEAFKRGPELFERLKSFKLRKLGIEGRTAYSTVQSYREKLGVEEFVTVDDVIKELRMIKTKEELEVIQAACEIADQAMLVAIEEISEGKREREIAAKMEYVMKMNGAEKPAFDTIIASGWRSALPHGVASDKRIERGEFVVIDEGALYRHYNSDTTRTIVVGGPNEKQKDIYQAVLEAQMKGVEMARPGITAKELDTIVRDVIREYGYGDYFIHSTGHGVGLEIHEWPGVNQSDETVLKPGMVVTVEPGIYIPKFGGVRIEDTIVITENGAKRLTRTERELI; this is encoded by the coding sequence GTGGTCATGAGAATCGAAAGGCTCAGGGAATACATAGCCGAAAAGGAACTGGACGGCGTAATAATAACCCACAGACCAAACCTCTACTACTTCACGGGCTCTGCCCCCGTTCTTGGTGGCTACCTGCTCGTAACGGCTGACGAGGCCCTCTTCCTCGTTCCCCAGCTTGAGTATGAGGAAGCCAAAGAAACCTCGCGCGTTCCCGTTGAGGCCTTCAAGCGCGGGCCAGAGCTCTTCGAGAGGCTCAAGTCCTTCAAGCTGAGGAAGCTCGGAATCGAGGGAAGAACCGCCTACTCAACCGTCCAGAGCTACCGCGAGAAGCTCGGCGTTGAGGAGTTCGTGACCGTTGATGACGTCATAAAGGAGCTCAGGATGATAAAGACGAAGGAGGAGCTTGAGGTCATTCAGGCCGCGTGCGAGATAGCTGACCAGGCGATGCTCGTTGCCATAGAGGAGATAAGCGAGGGCAAGCGCGAGAGGGAAATAGCTGCCAAGATGGAGTACGTCATGAAGATGAACGGCGCTGAGAAGCCGGCCTTTGATACGATAATCGCGAGTGGCTGGCGCTCGGCCCTTCCCCACGGTGTCGCGAGCGACAAGAGAATCGAGCGGGGTGAGTTCGTCGTTATAGACGAGGGCGCCCTCTACAGGCACTACAACTCCGACACGACGAGGACCATCGTGGTCGGCGGTCCCAACGAGAAGCAGAAGGACATCTATCAGGCGGTCCTTGAGGCCCAGATGAAGGGCGTTGAGATGGCGAGGCCGGGAATAACCGCGAAGGAGCTCGACACAATCGTTAGGGACGTCATCAGGGAGTACGGCTACGGCGACTACTTCATCCACTCCACCGGCCACGGTGTCGGCCTTGAGATACACGAGTGGCCCGGCGTGAACCAGAGCGACGAGACCGTCCTCAAGCCCGGTATGGTCGTCACCGTCGAGCCGGGCATCTACATTCCCAAGTTCGGTGGGGTAAGGATAGAGGACACGATAGTCATAACCGAAAACGGGGCCAAGAGGCTGACGAGGACGGAGAGGGAGCTAATCTAA
- a CDS encoding HAD family hydrolase has protein sequence MTVYLFDFDGTLVDSTGAVEKALRIAIEKTIPAVIESDLYDEYYKALFLFIKGKLTYGHLGVIHELVAQGTIHEYYKLMPKYIKDFPFAREVVRELRKRGRKVISFSGEHTYPGGKVIFMKKTNWYDEFDEVITFKGTKDMLKKFQTLRELYPDEPFVWVDDSPSRFTYVLDENTLLVQKASPYKSDVPLLFDRVNFVKIKSIREVLEIDDGLSEFLGDKT, from the coding sequence GTGACGGTTTACCTCTTCGACTTCGACGGAACGCTCGTTGACAGCACCGGCGCGGTGGAGAAGGCGTTGAGGATAGCCATCGAGAAGACGATTCCAGCGGTGATTGAGAGCGACCTCTATGACGAGTATTACAAGGCGCTGTTCCTCTTTATCAAGGGCAAGCTCACCTACGGCCACCTCGGCGTCATACACGAGCTCGTGGCTCAGGGGACAATCCACGAGTACTACAAGCTCATGCCCAAGTACATCAAGGACTTCCCCTTCGCCCGTGAGGTTGTGAGGGAGCTCAGAAAGCGGGGACGGAAGGTAATAAGCTTCTCGGGCGAGCACACTTATCCGGGCGGAAAGGTCATCTTCATGAAGAAGACCAACTGGTACGACGAGTTCGACGAGGTCATAACCTTCAAGGGGACGAAGGACATGCTCAAGAAGTTCCAGACGCTGAGGGAGCTCTACCCGGATGAGCCCTTCGTGTGGGTTGACGACAGCCCGTCGCGCTTCACCTACGTCCTCGACGAGAACACGCTTCTCGTTCAGAAGGCCTCACCTTACAAGAGCGACGTTCCGCTCCTCTTTGACCGGGTGAACTTCGTGAAGATAAAATCCATCCGAGAGGTTCTCGAGATAGACGATGGCCTAAGCGAGTTCCTGGGCGATAAAACTTAA
- a CDS encoding 50S ribosomal protein L35ae → MARVKAVVLSYAGSHEHQDNHRMILKPIGIDDRGSAAQLIGRKVVWRTPTGRKMFGRVIKTHGNRGEVKAVFKPGLPGQALGDIVEIL, encoded by the coding sequence ATGGCGAGGGTGAAGGCTGTCGTCCTCTCCTACGCGGGTTCTCACGAGCACCAGGACAACCACAGAATGATTCTCAAGCCCATCGGAATCGACGACAGGGGAAGCGCGGCCCAGCTCATCGGCAGGAAGGTCGTCTGGAGGACCCCGACCGGCAGGAAGATGTTCGGCAGGGTCATCAAGACCCACGGCAACCGCGGTGAGGTCAAGGCCGTCTTCAAGCCCGGCCTTCCGGGGCAGGCCCTTGGAGACATCGTCGAGATTCTCTAA
- a CDS encoding tRNA (guanine(10)-N(2))-dimethyltransferase, with protein sequence MELIEVSEGSARFLVPKAERIYDAPVFYNPVMALNRDISVLVARALEPKRVLDALSATGIRGIRYALESPAEEVWLNDISDEAYSLMKQNVALNFEGELYEEGDRSYLWGEKLIVINKGDANRLMAENFRYFDLVDLDPFGSPMEFLDTALRSVKRRGVLAVTATDTGVLCGAYARACVKNYLARPIRGELCHEAGLRILIGTVVRYSAKYDLGVEVLLAYYRDHYFRAFLRFKSGAKKAEKSLAQLGYLWQDEDGRFTYEKAFLPEKPKAFGPMWLGPLKDSEFMERLSKELETFKPAHKKTRSFVELLAGELDVPFHYDTHALARRNGLEVRKVSEVIERLEKLGYRASRTHFSPTAVKTDAPFEVVLDVLRGD encoded by the coding sequence ATGGAGCTGATTGAGGTCAGTGAAGGTTCCGCGAGGTTCCTCGTACCGAAGGCCGAACGAATTTACGACGCACCGGTCTTCTACAACCCCGTGATGGCGCTCAACAGGGATATAAGCGTCCTCGTCGCCCGTGCTCTTGAACCCAAGAGGGTTCTCGACGCGCTCTCGGCGACGGGAATAAGGGGAATCCGCTACGCCCTCGAAAGTCCAGCGGAGGAAGTCTGGCTCAACGACATAAGCGACGAAGCCTACAGCCTGATGAAACAGAACGTCGCCCTCAACTTCGAGGGGGAGCTCTACGAAGAGGGCGACCGCTCCTACCTCTGGGGCGAGAAGCTAATAGTCATAAACAAGGGCGACGCCAACAGGCTGATGGCGGAGAACTTCCGCTACTTCGACCTGGTTGATTTGGACCCCTTCGGCTCGCCGATGGAGTTCCTTGACACCGCTCTAAGGAGTGTGAAGAGGAGGGGCGTTCTGGCCGTTACGGCAACGGATACCGGAGTTCTCTGCGGGGCCTACGCGAGGGCCTGCGTGAAGAACTACCTCGCGAGGCCGATACGGGGCGAGCTGTGCCACGAGGCCGGTTTGAGAATCCTCATCGGGACGGTGGTTAGATACTCTGCCAAATACGACCTTGGAGTTGAAGTTCTTCTCGCCTACTACCGCGACCACTACTTCAGGGCGTTCCTCCGGTTTAAGAGCGGGGCGAAGAAGGCCGAGAAGAGCCTCGCCCAGCTCGGCTACCTCTGGCAAGATGAGGACGGAAGGTTCACCTACGAGAAAGCCTTCCTCCCGGAGAAGCCCAAGGCCTTCGGCCCGATGTGGCTCGGCCCGCTGAAGGATTCGGAGTTCATGGAAAGGCTTTCAAAAGAGCTTGAGACCTTTAAACCGGCTCATAAGAAAACAAGGTCCTTTGTGGAGCTACTCGCGGGCGAGCTCGACGTTCCGTTCCACTACGACACCCACGCCCTCGCGCGGAGGAACGGCCTGGAAGTTAGGAAGGTGAGCGAGGTAATCGAAAGGCTCGAGAAACTCGGCTACAGGGCGAGCAGGACGCACTTCTCGCCGACCGCGGTAAAAACCGATGCCCCCTTCGAGGTGGTGCTCGATGTCCTCAGAGGCGATTGA
- a CDS encoding VIT1/CCC1 transporter family protein, with amino-acid sequence MSSEAIELGKRFYLDEWADAELYERLAEWEKDEKIKAEFKRLAELERWHAEFWKSFLERRNEKPPRPRVNRLTVWSVKLLRKLLGPGSVASLLEMGENSAIEKYFRFLNEYAREMSDEERETLRRVILDEIEHEKFFREEEKAFHVENIRDLVLGMNDGLVEILGAVTGLSAVYPNNPQLVGISGLIVGVAGALSMAIGTFVSVRSQRQVKESIRSRTEVLFEVSPEKTAEELREKLIEGGMPEDMAKEIAEKLKGNPDAVKKLLLPEAEENEVRAALYTGLSYLLGVVFPVTPYFLASNSLTALVFSILFAGSALAIVATLISLLSGISVKKKVAEMVTTGLGAAFLSYLFGRAMEAIFHVSAL; translated from the coding sequence ATGTCCTCAGAGGCGATTGAGCTCGGGAAGCGCTTCTACCTCGACGAGTGGGCCGACGCGGAGCTGTACGAGAGGCTCGCCGAGTGGGAAAAGGACGAGAAGATAAAGGCGGAGTTCAAGCGTCTGGCCGAGCTTGAGCGCTGGCACGCCGAGTTCTGGAAGTCCTTCCTCGAGAGGAGGAACGAGAAACCGCCGAGGCCGAGGGTGAACCGCCTGACGGTATGGAGCGTTAAGCTCCTTCGGAAGCTCCTCGGGCCGGGTTCCGTCGCTTCTCTCCTTGAGATGGGCGAGAACAGCGCGATAGAGAAGTACTTCCGCTTCCTCAACGAATACGCCCGCGAGATGAGCGATGAGGAGCGCGAAACCCTGAGGAGGGTAATCCTCGACGAGATAGAGCACGAGAAGTTCTTCCGCGAGGAGGAGAAGGCCTTCCACGTGGAGAACATCAGGGACCTCGTCCTCGGAATGAACGACGGCCTCGTCGAGATACTCGGAGCGGTTACGGGCCTCTCGGCGGTTTACCCGAACAACCCCCAGCTCGTCGGGATAAGCGGTCTCATCGTTGGTGTAGCGGGAGCGCTCTCGATGGCGATAGGCACCTTCGTCTCGGTCCGCTCGCAGAGGCAGGTCAAGGAATCAATCCGCTCCAGGACCGAAGTCCTCTTCGAGGTCTCGCCCGAGAAAACGGCCGAGGAACTCAGGGAAAAGCTGATAGAGGGTGGAATGCCCGAGGACATGGCGAAGGAGATAGCGGAGAAGCTCAAGGGCAACCCCGATGCCGTTAAAAAGCTCCTTCTTCCAGAGGCCGAGGAGAACGAGGTTCGCGCCGCATTGTACACGGGCTTATCGTACCTTCTCGGCGTCGTCTTCCCGGTTACACCCTACTTCCTGGCCTCGAACTCGCTCACGGCGCTCGTCTTCTCGATACTCTTCGCGGGTTCGGCTCTCGCGATAGTGGCGACGCTGATTTCGCTCCTCTCGGGAATATCGGTCAAGAAGAAGGTCGCGGAGATGGTAACTACTGGCCTCGGCGCAGCGTTCCTGAGCTACCTCTTCGGAAGGGCGATGGAGGCAATCTTCCACGTCTCGGCGCTTTAG
- a CDS encoding type II toxin-antitoxin system VapC family toxin, with the protein MIVIDASVLAKYVLIEPGWEEVEKLLMGDAVSLDYALAEVSNALWKHHVLYGEISREEFERRSKVIDFLPNVILLEDGTNYLTEAGKIAVEHRIPIYDALYIAQALKYGKLATADEKQGKIAEKLGVEVVYL; encoded by the coding sequence GTGATAGTAATTGACGCCTCCGTTCTGGCGAAGTACGTCCTCATCGAGCCGGGCTGGGAGGAAGTAGAGAAACTCCTGATGGGCGACGCCGTTTCGCTGGACTACGCCCTCGCGGAAGTCTCCAACGCCCTTTGGAAGCACCACGTCCTGTACGGGGAGATATCGCGGGAGGAATTTGAGAGACGGTCAAAGGTAATAGACTTCCTCCCGAACGTCATTCTCCTCGAGGACGGGACCAACTACTTAACGGAGGCAGGGAAAATAGCGGTCGAGCACCGCATACCAATCTACGACGCCCTCTACATCGCCCAGGCCCTCAAGTACGGAAAGCTCGCGACGGCCGATGAGAAACAGGGAAAAATAGCCGAAAAGCTCGGCGTTGAGGTGGTTTACCTCTAA
- the vapB gene encoding type II toxin-antitoxin system VapB family antitoxin has protein sequence MAVISVRVPDELKEKMKKYDINWSEEIRRFIATRISEEEKKRTLEMMHELLAGGTPAKAGTAKRYVREDRDSN, from the coding sequence ATGGCTGTCATAAGCGTCCGCGTTCCCGACGAGCTTAAGGAGAAGATGAAGAAGTACGACATCAACTGGAGCGAGGAGATACGGCGGTTCATAGCGACTAGGATAAGCGAGGAGGAAAAAAAGCGGACACTCGAGATGATGCACGAGCTGCTCGCGGGTGGAACGCCAGCCAAGGCAGGAACCGCAAAAAGGTACGTGAGGGAGGACCGTGATAGTAATTGA
- a CDS encoding MATE family efflux transporter — translation MILRNETQRRIWQLAWPAIIANISQTLLNLVDTLMVGHVSALAIAAVGLGGQVSWFMFPIMMSVSVGTLALVARAVGAKDFRRAELVLEQSLYLSFLLGIPVLLFGWFFGDDVLRIMGAKGELLSLAYAYLKVVFLFYPVRFVVFTINSALRGAGDTKTPMKVGILMNVLNALFDYLLIYGKLGFPRLGAVGAAWASGIGISSAFVVLLALLLSNRLILKFEPSWRFDTEIVGKIVRIGIPALIERGLFSFYNFLYMSIVTRFGDVALAAHQIGLRIESIAYMPAFGFNVATSALVGQNLGAKKPEEAEKTVYEAMKMAGLFMGVMGAVLILFPRYLVMPFLNPNDPNYAEVLRLARIYLIIVGISEVPLAWVFVLSGALRGAGDTKSPMYVTAISKLLFRIIPAYLLGFGFTIGSFHFSGLGVVAAWIAMSLETFTSAAMYWWIFKKGKWKHVKV, via the coding sequence ATGATACTCCGCAACGAGACCCAGCGCAGGATATGGCAACTCGCGTGGCCCGCTATCATCGCCAACATCTCTCAGACCCTTCTCAACTTAGTGGACACCTTGATGGTCGGCCACGTGAGTGCTTTGGCAATAGCCGCGGTGGGCCTCGGCGGACAGGTCAGCTGGTTCATGTTCCCGATAATGATGTCGGTCTCCGTCGGAACCCTCGCCCTCGTCGCGCGTGCGGTAGGTGCGAAGGACTTCAGACGGGCGGAGCTCGTTCTCGAGCAGAGCCTCTACCTCTCTTTCCTCCTCGGAATCCCCGTCCTGCTCTTCGGCTGGTTCTTCGGCGACGACGTGCTGAGGATTATGGGTGCGAAGGGGGAGCTTTTGAGCCTCGCCTACGCCTACCTCAAGGTTGTTTTCCTTTTCTATCCCGTCCGCTTCGTGGTCTTCACAATTAACTCCGCTCTCAGGGGTGCGGGCGATACGAAGACCCCGATGAAGGTAGGAATCCTGATGAACGTCCTCAACGCCCTCTTTGACTACCTCCTAATTTACGGGAAGCTCGGCTTTCCGAGGCTCGGGGCTGTGGGAGCCGCATGGGCCTCTGGAATAGGCATAAGTTCTGCTTTCGTTGTACTCCTGGCTCTCCTTCTCTCTAACAGGCTCATCCTTAAGTTCGAGCCGAGCTGGCGCTTCGACACCGAGATAGTGGGGAAGATAGTCCGCATTGGAATTCCCGCCCTAATTGAGAGGGGCCTTTTCAGCTTCTACAACTTCCTCTACATGAGCATAGTCACCCGCTTCGGCGACGTGGCTCTGGCGGCGCACCAGATAGGCCTCAGGATTGAGAGCATCGCCTACATGCCGGCCTTCGGCTTCAACGTCGCCACTTCAGCCCTCGTTGGCCAGAACCTTGGGGCGAAGAAACCTGAGGAAGCAGAGAAAACGGTTTACGAGGCAATGAAGATGGCCGGCCTCTTTATGGGTGTCATGGGCGCGGTGCTAATCCTCTTCCCGCGCTACCTCGTCATGCCCTTCCTCAACCCGAACGACCCGAACTACGCAGAGGTTCTCCGCCTCGCCCGGATTTACCTTATAATCGTTGGAATCAGCGAGGTTCCCCTCGCGTGGGTCTTCGTCCTCAGCGGGGCTCTAAGGGGAGCCGGCGACACCAAGAGCCCGATGTACGTTACCGCGATAAGCAAGCTCCTCTTCAGAATTATTCCTGCCTACCTCCTCGGCTTCGGCTTTACAATCGGTTCCTTCCACTTCTCAGGTCTCGGCGTGGTAGCGGCGTGGATTGCGATGAGCCTCGAGACCTTCACGAGCGCGGCCATGTACTGGTGGATTTTCAAGAAAGGAAAGTGGAAGCACGTGAAGGTGTGA
- a CDS encoding 50S ribosomal protein L37e, with the protein MGAGTAPKGKRNRTPTHIRCRRCGRRAFNVKKGYCAACGFGRSRRMRKYSWSHKWKKKRNLL; encoded by the coding sequence ATGGGAGCCGGAACCGCGCCGAAGGGCAAGCGCAACAGGACTCCTACCCACATCAGGTGCAGGCGCTGTGGTAGGAGGGCCTTCAACGTTAAGAAGGGCTACTGCGCCGCCTGTGGCTTCGGCAGGAGCAGGAGAATGAGGAAGTACAGCTGGAGCCACAAGTGGAAGAAGAAGAGGAACCTCCTCTGA
- a CDS encoding LSm family protein, whose amino-acid sequence MAERPLDVIHRSLDKDVLVLLKRGGEFRGRLIGYDIHLNVVLADASLMQDGEEVKKYGKIVIRGDNVLAISPVEIE is encoded by the coding sequence ATGGCGGAAAGACCACTCGATGTTATTCACAGGTCCCTTGACAAGGACGTCCTCGTGCTCCTCAAGAGGGGTGGCGAGTTCAGGGGAAGGCTCATCGGTTACGACATCCACCTGAACGTCGTCCTCGCCGACGCCTCGCTCATGCAGGACGGCGAGGAGGTTAAGAAGTACGGTAAAATCGTCATCAGGGGAGACAACGTCTTGGCCATCTCCCCGGTCGAGATAGAGTGA
- the glyS gene encoding glycine--tRNA ligase — protein MGEKPDKYEILQDLMRRRGFAWGSFEIYGGSRGFYDYGPLGATIKRKIEQKIREAFQREGFFELETPDITPEKVFIASGHVEKFVDPLVECKKCGARFRADHLVEEALGMDVEGLSAEELTKLIREHDIRCPECGGELSDVWYFNLMFETKIGPYGDQKGYLRPETAQGIFVNFKRLNAFARNKLPFGVFQIGKAYRNEISPRQGMLRLREFTQAEAEIFFNPKETEHPHFDEVKDEVLRLYPIEHQLKGLGEIELTADEAVKKGYIMNTFFAYYMVMVKRVLLDIGIPEDKIRFRQQLPEERAHYSRDTWDAEIHSERFGWVECVGIANRGDYDLSRHMRESGADLTVLIHYDEPKIVRKLEVSLNLKRVGPKLRKDAKRINELIKSWDEEKKRELIEILEKEGKITIEGYELERDDFIIREVEEKITGEKIVPHVLEPSFGIDRPFYLLLENSLVIEEDRTYLRLKKDMAPIEVAVLPLVAKEPLKGIAYNVFRKLQKAGFIVVYDEKDTIGKRYLRYDEIGTPYCVTIDNQTPEDNTVTIRDRDTREQTRVSIEELPSKLRELIFGEGV, from the coding sequence ATGGGAGAGAAGCCCGACAAGTACGAGATTCTTCAGGATTTGATGAGGAGGCGAGGCTTCGCGTGGGGCAGCTTTGAAATCTACGGAGGTTCACGCGGATTCTACGACTACGGCCCGCTCGGCGCGACGATAAAGAGGAAGATAGAGCAGAAGATAAGGGAGGCCTTCCAGAGGGAGGGCTTTTTCGAGCTTGAAACTCCTGACATAACGCCCGAGAAGGTCTTCATAGCGAGCGGACACGTCGAGAAGTTCGTCGACCCGCTCGTCGAGTGTAAGAAGTGCGGCGCCCGCTTTAGGGCCGACCACCTCGTCGAGGAAGCCCTTGGCATGGACGTCGAGGGGTTATCCGCTGAAGAACTCACGAAGCTCATCCGAGAGCATGACATTCGCTGTCCCGAGTGCGGCGGCGAGCTGAGCGACGTCTGGTACTTCAACCTCATGTTCGAGACGAAAATCGGCCCCTACGGCGACCAGAAAGGCTACCTGAGGCCCGAGACGGCCCAGGGCATATTCGTGAACTTCAAAAGGCTGAACGCCTTCGCCCGAAACAAGCTCCCCTTCGGCGTCTTCCAGATTGGGAAGGCTTACAGAAACGAGATTTCGCCGAGGCAGGGCATGCTCCGCCTGAGGGAGTTCACGCAGGCCGAGGCGGAGATATTCTTCAACCCGAAGGAAACCGAACACCCCCACTTCGACGAGGTCAAGGACGAGGTTTTGAGGCTCTACCCGATAGAGCACCAGCTCAAGGGCCTTGGCGAGATTGAGCTCACCGCTGATGAGGCGGTAAAGAAGGGCTACATCATGAACACTTTCTTCGCCTACTACATGGTCATGGTGAAGCGCGTCCTCCTCGACATCGGCATCCCCGAGGACAAGATACGCTTCCGCCAGCAGTTGCCCGAGGAGCGCGCCCACTACTCGCGCGACACCTGGGATGCGGAAATCCACAGCGAGCGCTTCGGCTGGGTCGAGTGCGTTGGAATAGCGAACAGGGGAGACTACGACTTAAGCCGGCACATGCGCGAGAGCGGGGCCGACCTTACGGTGCTCATCCACTACGACGAGCCGAAAATCGTGAGAAAGCTGGAGGTTTCCCTCAACCTCAAGCGCGTTGGTCCGAAGCTGAGGAAAGACGCCAAGAGGATAAACGAGCTCATTAAAAGCTGGGACGAGGAGAAGAAGCGCGAGCTGATCGAAATCCTTGAGAAAGAGGGCAAAATCACGATAGAGGGCTACGAGCTGGAGAGGGACGACTTCATAATAAGGGAAGTCGAGGAGAAGATTACCGGCGAGAAAATAGTCCCGCACGTCCTCGAGCCGAGTTTTGGCATAGACCGTCCCTTCTACCTGCTCCTCGAGAACAGCCTCGTCATCGAGGAAGACAGGACGTACCTCAGGCTGAAGAAGGACATGGCGCCGATTGAAGTTGCCGTTCTCCCGCTCGTCGCCAAGGAACCGCTCAAGGGCATTGCATACAACGTTTTCAGGAAGCTCCAGAAGGCGGGCTTTATAGTCGTCTACGACGAGAAAGACACAATCGGAAAGCGCTACCTCCGCTACGACGAGATTGGAACGCCCTACTGTGTAACGATAGACAACCAGACGCCCGAGGACAACACGGTGACGATTCGCGACCGCGACACGAGGGAGCAAACGAGAGTTAGCATCGAGGAGCTACCTTCAAAGCTCAGGGAGCTGATTTTCGGGGAGGGAGTTTAA
- a CDS encoding HepT-like ribonuclease domain-containing protein: MSERDPCLFLNDMLEAISRIEEYTEGYDFEDFINDRKTVDAVLRNLEIIGEASRYVPDEIRSAYPSVPWRRVVGLRNVVVHHYFGVDLGIVWTIIRFQLPELKKSVEKIIEDLC, encoded by the coding sequence ATGTCTGAGCGAGATCCCTGTCTTTTCTTGAACGATATGCTTGAGGCGATTTCCAGAATCGAGGAGTATACGGAGGGTTACGATTTTGAAGACTTCATAAATGATCGAAAGACTGTGGATGCGGTTCTCCGGAACCTTGAAATAATCGGAGAGGCTTCCCGATACGTGCCCGATGAAATAAGAAGTGCTTACCCGAGTGTACCATGGAGGCGTGTCGTCGGGCTTAGAAACGTCGTTGTTCATCACTATTTTGGTGTTGATTTGGGGATTGTCTGGACGATAATCCGCTTTCAACTGCCAGAACTAAAGAAAAGTGTGGAGAAAATAATCGAAGACCTGTGTTAA
- a CDS encoding nucleotidyltransferase family protein, translating into MMMAKLNLVEIEEILRAHKEELHKKFGVSSIAIFGSYARGEQTELSDVDILVEFERPIGWEIVDLKDYLESLLGVRVDLITKNAAMSRGRFWEHIKGDLVYV; encoded by the coding sequence ATGATGATGGCAAAACTGAATCTCGTGGAGATTGAGGAAATTCTGAGGGCGCACAAGGAGGAGCTTCATAAGAAGTTTGGGGTTAGTTCAATTGCCATCTTCGGCTCCTACGCCCGGGGAGAGCAGACGGAGCTGAGCGACGTCGATATTCTCGTGGAGTTCGAGAGGCCCATCGGATGGGAGATAGTGGACTTGAAGGACTACCTTGAGTCGCTTCTCGGTGTCAGGGTGGACTTAATCACGAAAAACGCCGCCATGAGCCGAGGACGGTTCTGGGAGCACATAAAGGGGGACCTTGTCTATGTCTGA
- a CDS encoding DUF402 domain-containing protein, giving the protein MRVHLIYRRLPNRVLERDDEVVADLGDIIVAKAKFEGMLAPLRVNGVEVIRNCYTMLYFAFVGKNYDILKVYDERGNFKGLYVDVLAYTKREGNTLEMLDLFLDVFIFPDGGAFLLDEDELEMALNYGLIDRETFDFAYSVAREILKKAERGEFPPEIVWKYGEGSK; this is encoded by the coding sequence GTGAGAGTCCACCTAATCTACCGCCGCCTTCCGAACCGGGTTCTCGAACGGGACGACGAGGTTGTGGCAGATTTAGGAGACATAATCGTCGCCAAAGCCAAGTTTGAGGGAATGCTCGCCCCACTGAGGGTGAACGGCGTTGAGGTCATCAGAAACTGCTACACCATGCTCTACTTCGCCTTCGTCGGAAAGAACTACGACATCTTAAAGGTCTACGATGAGCGGGGCAACTTCAAGGGGCTCTACGTCGATGTCTTAGCCTACACGAAGCGCGAGGGAAACACCTTAGAGATGCTTGACCTCTTCCTCGACGTCTTCATTTTCCCGGACGGGGGAGCGTTCCTCCTCGACGAGGACGAACTTGAGATGGCCCTCAACTACGGGCTGATTGACAGAGAGACTTTCGATTTTGCTTACTCCGTCGCGAGGGAGATACTCAAAAAGGCCGAGCGCGGTGAGTTTCCACCCGAAATCGTGTGGAAGTACGGGGAGGGTTCAAAATGA
- a CDS encoding DUF167 domain-containing protein: MSAKFIKETKEGTLLLVYVQPKAKKNEIEGIDEWRGRLKVKVKAPPVGGKANKELVKFLSKVLGADVELVRGETSREKDLLVRLSAEKVKKRLGFNQKS, from the coding sequence ATGAGCGCGAAATTCATAAAGGAGACGAAAGAGGGAACGCTCCTTCTCGTTTACGTCCAGCCAAAGGCAAAGAAGAACGAGATTGAGGGAATCGACGAGTGGCGTGGGAGATTGAAGGTCAAGGTGAAAGCGCCACCTGTTGGAGGAAAGGCGAACAAGGAGCTGGTTAAGTTCCTCTCAAAGGTCCTTGGGGCTGATGTCGAACTGGTTCGCGGGGAGACGAGCAGGGAGAAGGACTTGCTGGTCAGGTTGAGTGCTGAGAAGGTAAAGAAGAGGCTGGGATTTAACCAGAAGTCTTAA